A window of Fictibacillus halophilus contains these coding sequences:
- the hisB gene encoding imidazoleglycerol-phosphate dehydratase HisB has protein sequence MENQLRQHTIERNTKETQISLSLNIDGEGQADIQTPVPFLNHMLDAIARHGHFDLTVNAAGDVEIDDHHTTEDVGICLGQAIQGALGDKRGIKRYGNAFVPMDETLAQVVIDLSNRPHLEFRAEFPSQKVGTFDTELVHEFFWKLALEARMNLHVIVHYGANTHHIIEAIFKAFTKALDEATQIDPRVKGVPSTKGML, from the coding sequence ATGGAAAATCAACTGCGACAACATACGATCGAAAGAAATACGAAAGAGACACAGATCAGCTTATCTCTAAATATTGACGGAGAAGGACAAGCAGATATTCAAACACCTGTCCCATTTCTAAACCACATGCTAGACGCGATCGCACGTCACGGACATTTTGATCTTACGGTAAACGCTGCGGGAGATGTGGAGATCGATGACCATCATACAACAGAAGACGTTGGCATCTGCCTTGGCCAAGCGATTCAGGGAGCTCTAGGTGACAAGCGAGGAATCAAGCGGTACGGCAATGCTTTTGTCCCGATGGACGAAACACTCGCTCAAGTGGTGATCGATCTATCCAATCGCCCGCACCTAGAATTTCGTGCAGAATTTCCAAGTCAAAAAGTAGGAACGTTTGATACAGAACTCGTTCATGAATTCTTCTGGAAGCTGGCGTTGGAAGCGAGAATGAACCTTCATGTGATCGTTCATTATGGCGCGAACACACACCATATTATCGAAGCCATTTTTAAAGCTTTTACAAAAGCGCTTGATGAAGCTACACAGATCGACCCTCGTGTAAAAGGAGTGCCTTCTACGAAAGGAATGTTATAA